A genomic window from Cardiocondyla obscurior isolate alpha-2009 linkage group LG02, Cobs3.1, whole genome shotgun sequence includes:
- the LOC139108990 gene encoding uncharacterized protein, with the protein MTILDLKRTLFLQKKFHVKVKIEDAAYVGKFRSRNPTEFHLAKALERFFERHNAGILTSPVLNIAIWKDSKYYNIFDGQARRESGEPAADKISGAAKLFLVKDLIGLLFIILEKSYVGNEPFVIYAISVSEVKTVSPKDFEETAMVFEKPRRRPSGYQIYQQHRAVIQGSYHLTHRVVPEALRGKAHLIIAVAALIYSRLISANKWTAALLDLIYNQSNIYLIDLVRVLEKKLDDEFELGLDDLMSDVILGVYSAKIKIDANIFPNQAQKSKITIGNSIEKFFESRNIGILEIKKIFYAIWRDGDVYYFLDPFACDDRGFRIDIEHATNKTVRGAACVTMNSTINEMMEIVLENTGNKESDSFFIHGAKVLYVKTGVTSNGPFEKVIYRESGTNRRPQTFSSPKDVAKVDLIDTTPRLRPRFQKLAEVCVQYPDIMQNVDRYMMAADEPTTFMLAQEKDEKMKKENENVEEEEDEEEEEEEEEEEEEEEEEEEEEEEEEEEEEVEKEAEKEHDEEQQIPTERFIRGYEMINAHRFLVRGNGTCMNFIYHPRVQGRQGLIIALTALAYRKLKEPARWRNIDVDQILDIGNKAYEQVIMWIEQGRPEIREVKAQEEGEEEEEEEAEEEEEVEEEEEEEEEEEEEEEEEEEEEEEEEEEEEEEEEEEEKEIFARKVARAPSHLDMSFLPPRLKLAENDVYFKTSMNVIAGDMNPLANLAEALECYFERYPEVILENKKLMYAIWKEDGHFFLFNPYGSDVEGWRLWNCTAGFIVTDSFNELINALYGILEYNDPHFSLHFVALDAIQPGKYKSPTEIIIPDKMTNKFQTKFLPITDDDLLKLEEKKPDVADEEVTRELVDRKDIIEEEEEEEEEEEEEEEEEEEEEEEEEEEEEEEDEEEEEEEDEREEDEIKEIELLKEMPLKDPLLTIEEFIQSDAPYRLNLALLTSTVKIQDPTEKELNNLHEEVIMEKMKYSLSTPYVMPSKKTLGILLEAKLANRSIQSLVSRFSIDSRLEIKKGDVTLESIPTAIVPLLQDIKPSKMIKLAFGKYLYSRLPPIRMVPLRAIDENYIQDGEINKATDKKYLCRESVEEKKRNVTLKKSPIVFDAMRPELIPLGPTIKTPVLTINYLTRFDERKQKDVTKAEKIISVKENSCDTEKLLLKLIFPNFDPQVNKFLNI; encoded by the exons ATGACCATACTCGATCTGAAGAGAACTCTTTTCCTTCAGAAAAAGTTTCACGTTAAAGTTAAGATCGAGGATGCCGCGTACGTCGGGAAATTTCGTTCGCGCAATCCGACGGAGTTTCATCTTGCGAAGGCGTTGGAGCGGTTTTTCGAGCGGCACAACGCCGGAATCTTGACATCGCCCGTGCTTAACATAGCGATCTGGAAAGATTCCAAGTATTACAACATATTTGACGGTCAGGCGCGACGTGAGAGTGGCGAGCCGGCGGCTGATAAAATCAGCGGTGCGGCTAAGCTGTTTCTCGTGAAAGACTTGATAGGGTTACTATTCATCATCCTTGAAAAGAGTTACGTGGGCAATGAACCTTTTGTAATTTACGCTATATCTGTCAGCGAAGTGAAGACCGTATCTCCAAAAGATTTTGAAGAAACCGCAATGGTATTCGAGAAGCCGCGAAGACGACCGAGCGGTTATCAAATTTATCAGCAGCACCGGGCTGTAATACAGGGATCTTACCATTTGACGCATCGTGTCGTACCGGAAGCTCTCAGAGGTAAAGCTCACTTGATAATAGCGGTGGCGGCTTTGATATATTCCCGACTGATTAGTGCCAACAAATGGACCGCCGCTCTGCTCGATCTGATTTACAATCAGtccaatatttatttgatcGATTTAGTTAGggttttagaaaaaaaactcGATGACGAGTTCGAGCTCGGGCTGGATGACTTGATGAGCGACGTTATTCTCGGAGTGTATTCCGCCAAGATAAAGATTGACGCGAATATATTTCCGAATCAAGCGCAAAAGAGTAAAATTACTATTGGTAATAGTatagaaaaattctttgaGAGTCGGAACATCGGAATACTTGagattaagaaaattttttacgcgatttGGAGGGATGGCGATGTATACTACTTTCTTGATCCGTTTGCTTGCGACGATCGAGGTTTTCGAATCGATATAGAACACGCGACAAATAAAACCGTCAGAGGAGCTGCTTGTGTAACCATGAATAGCACCATAAACGAAATGATGGAAATAGTGTTAGAAAATACTGGGAATAAGGAAagtgattctttttttatacacgGTGCCAAGGTGCTCTACGTTAAGACTGGGGTGACGTCAAACGGTCCAtttgaaaaagtaatttatcgAGAGAGTGGGACAAACCGCAGACCACAGACTTTTTCATCGCCCAAGGACGTAGCAAAAGTCGATTTAATTGATACGACGCCACGATTACGACCGCGTTTTCAGAAATTAGCAGAAGTGTGCGTTCAGTATCCAGATATTATGCAGAACGTAGATCGATACATGATGGCGGCTGATGAGCCAACAACTTTTATGCTTGCgcaagaaaaagatgaaaaaatgaaaaaagaaaacgagaatgtagaagaggaggaggatgaggaggaggaggaggaggaggaggaggaggaagaggaggaggaagaggaggaggaggaggaggaggaggaggaggaggaggag GAAGTGGAAAAAGAAGCGGAAAAAGAACATGACGAAGAGCAACAAATACCTACAGAAAGATTTATTCGTGGATACGAAATGATAAATGCTCATCGTTTTCTCGTTCGCGGTAACGGAACGTGTATGAACTTTATATACCATCCGCGGGTACAAGGTAGACAAGGGTTGATAATTGCTTTGACTGCGTTGGCGTAcaggaaattaaaagaacCGGCTCGCTGGCGAAATATAGACGTGGATCAAATTCTCGATATCGGCAACAAGGCTTACGAACAAGTTATAATGTGGATTGAGCAAGGCCGACCGGAAATAAGAGAAGTGAAAGCACaagaagaaggagaagaggaggaagaagaagaagccgaagaggaggaagaagtggaagaggaggaggaagaggaggaagaggaagaagaagaggaggaagaggaggaagaggaggaagaggaggaagaggaggaagaggaggaagaggaggaagaagaggaaaaagaaatttttgctCGAAAAGTAGCACGCGCTCCTAGTCATTTAGATATGTCATTTTTACCTCCTAGATTAAAATTGGCTGAGAACGACGTTTACTTTAAAACAAGTATGAATGTTATCGCTGGCGACATGAATCCTTTAGCTAATCTCGCGGAAGCTCTCGAGTGTTACTTTGAACGATATCCCGAAGTGATATTGGAAaacaagaaattaatgtatGCCATTTGGAAGGAGGATGgacatttttttctgtttaatcCTTACGGTAGTGATGTAGAAGGATGGCGTCTTTGGAATTGTACAGCCGGCTTTATCGTAACGGACAGTTTCAACGAACTGATTAACGCACTATACGGCATTTTAGAATACAACGATCCGCATTTTTCGCTTCATTTCGTAGCTCTGGATGCAATACAGCCgggaaaatataaatcacCTACGGAAATTATAATACCAGACAAaatgacaaataaatttcaaacaaaGTTTTTACCAATTACTGATGACGATTTATTGAAACTTGAAGAAAAGAAACCGGATGTTGCCGATGAGGAAGTGACGAGAGAGCTCGTTGATAGAAAAGATATTatagaagaggaagaggaggaagaggaagaagaagaggaggaagaagaagaggaagaagaagaggaagaagaagaggaagaggaagaggaggaggaggatgaggaggaggaagaggaagaggacgaACGAGAGGAAgacgaaattaaagaaattgaatTACTAAAAGAAATGCCTCTAAAAGATCCCTTGTTGACAATTGAGGAATTTATACAATCTGACGCACCCTATCGTTTAAATTTGGCGCTTTTAACATCCACAGTAAAAATCCAAGATCCCactgaaaaagaattaaataatttgcacgAGGAAGTAATAATGGAAAAGATGAAGTACAGTCTTTCAACGCCGTACGTGATGCCGTCAAAAAAAACACTTGGCATTTTGTTGGAAGCAAAATTGGCGAACAGGTCGATCCAGTCGCTTGTTTCAAGATTCTCGATCGATTCGCGATTGGAAATTAAGAAGGGCGATGTTACTCTAGAATCTATACCGACCGCGATAGTACCGTTGCTTCAAGACATAAAGCCTTCAAAGATGATTAAGCTAGCGTTCGGGAAGTACTTATATTCGAGATTGCCACCGATCCGTATGGTGCCTCTAAGAGCAATCGATGAGAATTACATCCAAGAcggtgaaattaataaagcaacCGATAAAAAGTATCTTTGCCGAGAAAGcgtagaagagaaaaagagaaacgtaaCGTTAAAGAAATCGCCGATAGTATTTGACGCTATGAGACCAGAACTAATACCACTCGGACCGACGATTAAAACTCCcgttttaacgataaattacttaacaaGATTTGACGAACGAAAGCAAAAGGACGTGACGAAAGCGGAGAAAATAATATCCGTCAAGGAAAATTCCTGCGATACGGAAAAATTACTactcaaattaatatttcctaaTTTTGACCCAcaggttaataaatttttaaatatataa